One Astyanax mexicanus isolate ESR-SI-001 chromosome 3, AstMex3_surface, whole genome shotgun sequence genomic region harbors:
- the fbxl6 gene encoding F-box/LRR-repeat protein 6, with protein sequence MDSGHPESSAPDEKPVSGPSSQLKAPSSEGKNEEAAAASSQSDTTGPAKRKEPLKRKAIPLKNEKSKKKKKSKIRQPPRPSYTVQHGEDMLLIISNINQFDSVWKPKRKGCKKKKTKTKTKITPVKKKKCPPKPKVSKAKKEEEEAPAPDIHVAQLENSEADWGQNLPVEVLVKIFELAVQQDGAVPFLCRVGRVCRLWNCAASSPTLWRSVSIGYCWIEPGKSQLPGTEQKIRNTVDWLAQNRFSQLRDFSLCHWKKHVEYVIQTVAESCPNLQSLKLSYCTGVTKEAFQNLGTSCPSLESINVQHTEFQDDGLVSFVETYGNHLKRIFVTRSTKSDKLLNVLCRGCCPELRVLEINTKLDSGYCPLPICIQALQLGCPKLQIFRLMNVSPIPKMIRNTPSSTPGFPMLEELCIASSAHSFMTDHDLHNVLHGSPRLRVLDLRGCSRVTATGLYNLPCEDLECLYWGLYFNSNVMVASNKGLHMLTQKWSKTLRELDLTNQPFTEEDMEIAMGSLAHNPQVESFRSLNLSGTRITTPALRLLVAQAPALSYLNLSSCRYLPRGLKRVYRGPEDVQQILDKLD encoded by the exons ATGGATAGTGGGCATCCAGAATCGTCTGCTCCCGATGAAAAGCCCGTTAGCGGTCCGTCTTCACAACTAAAAGCTCCGAGTTCTGAGGGGAAGAATGAGGAGGCGGCGGCAGCAAGTTCTCAGTCAGACACGACAGGACCTGCCAAAAGAAAAGAACCATTAAAAAGGAAAGCGATTCCTCTGAAAAATGAGAAAagcaagaagaaaaagaaaagtaagatCAGACAGCCTCCGAGACCCAGTTACACCGTGCAGCATGGAGAGGACATGCTCCTCATTATATCCAACATTAACCAGTTTGACAGTGTGTGGAAACCTAAAAGAAAGGGATGCAAAAAGAAGAAAACCAAGACAAAGACAAAGATCACTCCTGTTAAAAAGAAGAAATGTCCTCCCAAACCAAAAGTCTCTAAAgccaaaaaagaagaagaagaagctccaGCTCCAGATATTCATGTAGCTCAACTGGAGAACTCTGAAGCTGACTGGGGCCAAAATCTTCCGGTGGAGGTTCTGGTTAAAATCTTTGAGCTGGCTGTTCAGCAGGATGGCGCTGTTCCTTTTCTGTGCAG GGTTGGCAGAGTTTGCCGTCTATGGAATTGTGCTGCATCTTCACCAACCCTGTGGCGCAGTGTTTCCATTGGCTACTGCTGGATTGAACCTGGTAAGAGTCAGTTACCTGGAACTGAACAGAAGATTAGGAACACAGTAGACTGGCTAGCACAAAACAG GTTCTCCCAACTGAGGGATTTCTCGCTTTGTCACTGgaaaaaacatgttgaatatgTAATTCAG ACAGTTGCAGAATCCTGCCCAAATCTGCAGTCCCTGAAGCTGTCCTACTGCACGGGCGTGACTAAAGAGGCCTTTCAAAATCTCGGCACTTCCTGTCCGTCTCTGGAGAGCATTAATGTGCAGCATACAGAG TTTCAGGATGATGGGCTGGTCTCCTTCGTTGAGACGTATGGAAATCACCTTAAGCGAATTTTTGTCACACGCAGCACAAAAAGTGACAAACTTCTCAATGTTTTATGT agAGGTTGCTGTCCTGAACTCAGAGTATTGGAGATCAATACGAAGTTAGATAGTGGATATTGCCCTCTTCCTATCTGTATACAAGCTTTGCAGCTCGGCTGCCCCAAACTCCAG ATTTTTAGGTTGATGAACGTTAGCCCTATTCCGAAGATGATTCGCAACACTCCCAGCTCCACACCCGGCTTCCCCATGCTGGAGGAGTTGTGTATAGCCTCTTCTGCTCATTCCTTCATGACCGATCACGACCTACACAACGTTCTTCACGGTTCCCCTCGCCTGCGGGTTCTGGACCTGCGAGGATGCTCTCGCGTAACCGCCACAGGGCTTTACAACCTGCCATGTGAAG ATCTGGAGTGTTTGTACTGGGGGTTGTATTTTAATAGTAATGTCATGGTGGCGTCCAACAAAGGACTTCACATGCTCACTCAGAAATGGAGTAAAACTTTACGCGAGTTGGATCTGACCAATCAGCCTTTCACAGAGGAGGACATGGAGATTGCAATGGGGAGTCTGGCCCATAATCCTCAGGTAGAGTCCTTCCGCTCCCTGAATCTCAGCGGGACCAGAATCACCACACCTGCTCTCAG GTTACTAGTAGCCCAGGCTCCAGCTCTAAGCTACCTCAACCTGTCCTCCTGCCGTTATCTCCCCAGAGGACTCAAACGGGTTTATCGTGGCCCAGAGGACGTTCAACAAATCCTGGACAAATTGGACtaa